In Desulfobaculum bizertense DSM 18034, the sequence ATGTACTTTATGGGCACCTGTGGTCAAAGGGTGAAGGTTCTGTAACGCTTACACAACCAGATATTCCATTGGGCCGCAGGTATCACGCTTGCGGCCCTTTTTTTTATCTTTTTTGGGCTGTGGCTGGTATCCTGCCGATGGAAAACTTAGGGAGACCAAAAAAATGATGCTTGGCAAAACCATTCGCTCAGAAAGAATTTTCAACCGGAATACCGGCCGGACTATCATCGTTCCCATGGACCACGGTGTGACTGTCGGCCCGATTTACGGACTCGTTGACCTCAAGGGGACGGTCAACCAGATCGCAGAAGGTGGCGCAAATGCTGTGCTTATGCACAAAGGCCTTGCCCGCTGCACGCACCGCGGTGCTGGTCGCGACCTCGGCCTGATTGTTCACCTTTCTGCCAGCACCTCGCTTAGCCCGACCCCAAATGCAAAAACCTTGGTCGGTACCGTGGAAGACGCGCTTCGTCTCGGTGCAGACGGTGTGTCTGTCCACGTGAACCTTGGCGATGAGTGCGAAGGCCAAATGCTTGGCGCACTTGGCGAAGTTGCGAGCAAAGCCGCCGACTGGGGCCTGCCGCTTATGGCAATGCTCTACGCCCGCGGACCCAAAATCGAAAACGAGTACGACCCCACTGTAGTACAGCACTGTGCACGCGTTGGCATGGAACTCGGCGCTGATGTCGTCAAAGTCGCGTACACTGGCGATATTGACAGTTTTGCAAAAGTTGTCGAATCCTGCTGTATTCCTGTCGTGATTGCCGGTGGTCCAAAGCTGGACAACACCCGCGACCTGCTCAGCATGGTCCACGACAGCGTGCAGGCTGGCGGCGCTGGCCTTTCCATCGGCCGTAACGTCTTCCAGCACCCCAATGTCTCTCTGCTGCTCAAGACCCTGAACGGGATTGTGCATCAGGGCTGGGATCTGGATCAGGCTATGGAAAACATGGGCGAACACCTCGACTAAACAGGGCTAGGCCTTGGGACCAAAACAATGAAAAAGATTTTTGTATCAGCAATCCCCTTTGATAAGCATTTCGTCACCCTCGCGCTGGAATCCGGTGTTGATGGCGTGATCGTCGACGCCAAGGATACGGACAAAGTCAAGCATCTTGCCAAGGTTGATGTGTTTCCCACAGACAGCTTCTCTTTCTTTAGCCTCAAGGCAAAGGACGATGAGAAAAAAGCTGCTGATGCCCTGGCAAAAAAACGGTCTGTTATCCTCAGGGAAGGATGGGAAGTTATTCCCGTCGAAAACCTCCTCGCACAGGGCGAAGGTCTTGGCGTGGAAGTCGACTCCTATGATCGCGCTATTCTCGCTGCTGGCATTCTTGAGCGCGGCGTGGATTTCATTGTTGTGACCCCCAAGGCCGCAGCAGACCTGAAGCCGATTGTCGCAGAACTCAAGCTCTCTCAGGGTATTCTTGACCTTGAGACCGCAAAGGTCACTGCCGTTGAACCCGCAGGACTGGGGCACCGCGTTTGTGTGGATACCCTGAGCCTCCTCAAGTCAGGACAGGGCATGCTCGTTGGTAACTCCAGCGCGTTCACTGCTCTTGTTCATGCCGAAACCGAAAAGAACGAATACGTGGCCGCACGACCATTCAGGGTCAACGCCGGAGCCGTTCACGCCTACGCCGTGATGCCCGGTGACAAGACAAATTACCTTGAGGAACTCTCCTCAGGCAGTCAGGTGCTGATCGTTGACGCGTCAGGAAAAACTTCTGTTGCTACAGTTGGACGTGTCAAAGTTGAAGTACGGCCGATGCTGCTTGTGAGTGCGAAAACCACCTCGGGAGCTGAAGGCCGTATTTTTTTGCAGAATGCAGAAACAATTCGGATGGTTCGGCCCGATGGCAGCCCGGTTTCAGTCGTTGATCTGAAACCCGGTGATGAAATTCTCGTTCGAACGGATGCCGCTGGCCGTCACTTCGGTATGCGCATCCAGGAAGAAATTAAGGAAGGCTAAGACGATGGGAGACGATCGCAGCGACTGGTCCGGCGAAGAACGCTTGGGCGATTTGCGGAAAGAAATTGATACCATTGACCGTGAGCTGGTGGCTCTGCTGAACCGCAGAGCCAAGTGCTCCCTCGAAGTGGGGGAGACCAAAAAGGGCGCAGGAGACTGCATCTTTAAGCCAAAGCGGGAAATGCAGGTCATGGAGCGCCTTCTGGTACAGACCGATGTCTTGCCAGAGCAACACCTCAGGGCCATCTATCGAGAAATTTTTTCCTCCAGCCGCAAGCTCCAGCGGCCACAGCGCGTGGCCTATCTGGGGCCGGAAGGGACCTTCTCCTATTTCGCGGGTGTAGAATTTTTGGGGCACTGTGCAGACTACCTGCCCCAGAACGACATTGAGGGCGTTTTCAGAAGCGTTGCTTCTGGCGAATCCGGGCTGGGCATTGTCCCGCTCGAAAACTCCCTCCACGGAACAGTCGGCCAGAGCCTTGACCTGTTCCTTCGCTTTGGAGTGCGGATTCAGAGCGAACTGTTTTGCAAGATTAGCCACAACGTGATGGGCAGGGTCAAAGACCTTGCATCGGTCAAGCGGGTCTACTCGCACCCGCAGCCCCTTGCCCAGTGTGCCCGCTGGCTCCGGTCAAATCTGCCAAGCGCAGGACTGGTTCCTGTCGAGAGCACCGCGGCCGCAGCTCGTCGGGCCATGAGCGACCCCGAAGGCGTCGCCATCGGTCACATTCAGCTCGCACAGCTTTTTGACCTTGATGTCATGGTGCGTAGCATCGAAGACCTGCCAGACAACTGGACGCGTTTTGTGGTGATCGGGCGAGGAAAAGAAACAGGCCTTGCCAATGACAAGACCTCGCTTCTGTTTACGGTGCCGGATAAATCAGGTGCCTTGTCCTCTATGCTGGATGCGTTTACCCGGCATGGCATTAACCTGAAAAAACTTGAGTCGCGCCCCATGCGCGGCGAAAAGTGGAAGTACGTGTTCTTTGTCGATCTGGAATGCGACCTTGAACACGAGGAGTACAGGGATGTGATGGCAGACCTCGAGGCAAATTGCCTGACTCTGCGCGTCCTTGGCAGTTATCCGGCCGGCCCGTCTCTGGATGTGTCAGCAGAAGACGGAGCAGAGACTCCGCAACCATAAAACATATTTTTTGAAAAAAGAGGATCATTCCGATGAAAGTCAATTACGATGCACAAAACGACGTCCTGAAAATCTCCCTGTCCAGTACCCCGGTGCGCAACTGTGATTTTGACAAGCCCGGCGTTGTACTCGGTTACGGAAGTGACGGAAGTCTGGTGGATCTGGAAATCCGTGAAGCTTCACGGAAGATTGACAACCCGCGCAGTGTGGACCTGGCCATGAATGGCCGCTCGGTCCACGGCGTGCGTCTCCTGTAAGATATTTGAGGTGAATCATGACCACTGCGAATGATCTCATTCATATTGCCGCACCTGCCAGCAAATCCCTGTCGCACCGGGCTGTCATCGCAGCAGCTCTGTCCGAAGGAAAATCTCGGCTGACAGGTGTCCTCCAAAGCGTCGACCTTGACCACACTATGGATTGCCTTCGGGCCTGTGGTGCCACCATCGTCCGCAACAGCGATGGTTCAGTCGAGGTGACTGGCGTGTCCGGCACACCCCGAGGGGGAGAGAGCAAACCGGCAGATTTGGACGTCCATGAATCCGGCACCACCTGTCGCCTGATGACGGGTGTTGTTGCCGCAGGCAGGGGAAGCTTCCGTATCCACGGAGCACCCCGCATGCACGAGCGTCCTATTGGCGCGCTTGCTCAAGTCTTAGAAAATCTCGGCTCGGTGTTCGTATGGGAAGGGCAAAAGGGGTTTCCGCCTTTTGTTCTCTCCACTTCGGGTGTTTCCGGTGGCAGTGTGAATGTTGATGCAGGCGAGAGCAGCCAGTATGTTTCTGGATTGCTTTTGGCCGCCGCATGTGGTGCAGAGACGACTCGTCTCGGTCTTTCTGGTGAAAAAGTCGTGTCCTGGCCCTACGTCGCTCTGACTCTCCAGATTATGGAAGATTTCGGGGTTCCGGTTGAGGTCGAGGAATGCGACGAGAACGGCAACTTTGTTGCCTGCGACTGGCGCAGCATTACGCACGCCGTCCCCGGCAAAACGCGCTTTGTTGTGAAGCCCGGACGCTACCAGTCCCGCGACGCCGCTGTCGAAGGAGACTGGAGTAACGCATCCTACTTCCTTGCGGCTGGTGCGACTGGCAAACGGGCTATCGAACTGAGTGGCCTGCGTCAGGATTCCTTGCAGGGGGACCGCGCTATCTTGGACATTCTGGAAGAGATGGGCGCAGAAGTGAGCTGGAGCGAGAACGGCGTGAAAGTCGGTCCGCCAAAAAATGGCGCACTTCGCGGTGTAACGGTTGACATGGCTGCGTGTCCGGATATTGTTCCGACTGTCGCTGTTGTCGCGGCACAGGCCAGCTCCAGAACTGTCATTAGCGGAGCCGCGCATCTGCGCATCAAGGAATGTGACCGCATCGAAGCCATGCGCAGTCAGCTTTCAAAAGTTGGCGCCAAAGTGCAGGCAACAGACGATGGCCTGATTATTGACCCGGCCCCACTGACACCCGGCCCGGTCGATATGAAAAGTTTCGGAGATCACCGGATTCCCATGAGCCTTTCCATTCTGGAAAATGCAGGGATTCAGCCCCGGTTTGATACTCCTGAATGTGTTTCCAAATCATTTCCCACCTTCTGGGAAATGTGGGAAAACGTGAGATAAAGGACTCCTGACCACAATGACGGCAGAAAAACAGATACAGCGGGTGCTGATTGTTGGCAGCACCGGAAAAATGGGTCGCCTTTTTATGCAGCGCGCACAAGAGGCCGGTCTTGAGGTGCGCGGTGTGGACCGCCCCCTGACACCGGAATCTGTTGCCGAAGCTGCTCAGGGTGTCGACCTGGTGCTGCTCGCTGTTCCAGCCTCTGCCATGAGTAAGGTTTCTGCCCTGTGTG encodes:
- a CDS encoding 2-amino-3,7-dideoxy-D-threo-hept-6-ulosonate synthase, with product MMLGKTIRSERIFNRNTGRTIIVPMDHGVTVGPIYGLVDLKGTVNQIAEGGANAVLMHKGLARCTHRGAGRDLGLIVHLSASTSLSPTPNAKTLVGTVEDALRLGADGVSVHVNLGDECEGQMLGALGEVASKAADWGLPLMAMLYARGPKIENEYDPTVVQHCARVGMELGADVVKVAYTGDIDSFAKVVESCCIPVVIAGGPKLDNTRDLLSMVHDSVQAGGAGLSIGRNVFQHPNVSLLLKTLNGIVHQGWDLDQAMENMGEHLD
- a CDS encoding 3-dehydroquinate synthase II family protein, whose amino-acid sequence is MKKIFVSAIPFDKHFVTLALESGVDGVIVDAKDTDKVKHLAKVDVFPTDSFSFFSLKAKDDEKKAADALAKKRSVILREGWEVIPVENLLAQGEGLGVEVDSYDRAILAAGILERGVDFIVVTPKAAADLKPIVAELKLSQGILDLETAKVTAVEPAGLGHRVCVDTLSLLKSGQGMLVGNSSAFTALVHAETEKNEYVAARPFRVNAGAVHAYAVMPGDKTNYLEELSSGSQVLIVDASGKTSVATVGRVKVEVRPMLLVSAKTTSGAEGRIFLQNAETIRMVRPDGSPVSVVDLKPGDEILVRTDAAGRHFGMRIQEEIKEG
- the pheA gene encoding prephenate dehydratase; its protein translation is MGDDRSDWSGEERLGDLRKEIDTIDRELVALLNRRAKCSLEVGETKKGAGDCIFKPKREMQVMERLLVQTDVLPEQHLRAIYREIFSSSRKLQRPQRVAYLGPEGTFSYFAGVEFLGHCADYLPQNDIEGVFRSVASGESGLGIVPLENSLHGTVGQSLDLFLRFGVRIQSELFCKISHNVMGRVKDLASVKRVYSHPQPLAQCARWLRSNLPSAGLVPVESTAAAARRAMSDPEGVAIGHIQLAQLFDLDVMVRSIEDLPDNWTRFVVIGRGKETGLANDKTSLLFTVPDKSGALSSMLDAFTRHGINLKKLESRPMRGEKWKYVFFVDLECDLEHEEYRDVMADLEANCLTLRVLGSYPAGPSLDVSAEDGAETPQP
- a CDS encoding DUF2283 domain-containing protein — encoded protein: MKVNYDAQNDVLKISLSSTPVRNCDFDKPGVVLGYGSDGSLVDLEIREASRKIDNPRSVDLAMNGRSVHGVRLL
- the aroA gene encoding 3-phosphoshikimate 1-carboxyvinyltransferase, translating into MTTANDLIHIAAPASKSLSHRAVIAAALSEGKSRLTGVLQSVDLDHTMDCLRACGATIVRNSDGSVEVTGVSGTPRGGESKPADLDVHESGTTCRLMTGVVAAGRGSFRIHGAPRMHERPIGALAQVLENLGSVFVWEGQKGFPPFVLSTSGVSGGSVNVDAGESSQYVSGLLLAAACGAETTRLGLSGEKVVSWPYVALTLQIMEDFGVPVEVEECDENGNFVACDWRSITHAVPGKTRFVVKPGRYQSRDAAVEGDWSNASYFLAAGATGKRAIELSGLRQDSLQGDRAILDILEEMGAEVSWSENGVKVGPPKNGALRGVTVDMAACPDIVPTVAVVAAQASSRTVISGAAHLRIKECDRIEAMRSQLSKVGAKVQATDDGLIIDPAPLTPGPVDMKSFGDHRIPMSLSILENAGIQPRFDTPECVSKSFPTFWEMWENVR